The Streptomyces sp. RKND-216 genomic sequence TCGCCACCGTGTGCGGGCAGCTGGGCATGTCGGCGGCGCTGCTGCTCGGCGTCCTGCCGGGCGGGCGGCTTCCCGAACCCGTGCAGTGGCTGCGCGACCTGCTGCCCTCCACCTACGGGGTGGAGGCGCTCGGCCGGACGTTCGCGGCCCGCCCCGACTGGGGGCACGTGGTGCTGGACCTGGGCGTCTGCGCGGCTGTCGGGGTGCTGTCCCTCGCCATCGCCACCTGGGCCTACCGGCGCGCCGCGGTGCGCTGACCCCCTCACCCGTCCGCCCGGCGCGGGCGCGGGGACACCCCGCAAGACGCGGCCCCGTTCCGGATCGGGCGCCGGTACCTGGCACGATGGCCGGGTGACGGCACCGACACCCTCTTCCGGCAGCGACGGCTCCCGCTACGACCCGTGGGCGAAGCACGCGTCCACTGGTCCCCGCCCCCCGGCGGGCCCGCCGAACCCAGCCGCCGGCCGAAACGGCGACGCGCCTCCACCTTCCGGCGACGCGGCCGGGCACGGGAACGTGCCGTTCGGACCCGGCCCGCTCGGCGGGCCCGGCGAAGCGCCCGCCGCGGACCCGGCCCGCGCGGCACGCGAAGGCGTGTTGGTCGGTCTCGGGGTGGCCGCCTTCGGTGTCGTGCTCGGGCTCCTGTGGCTGTGGCTTGCTCCCCGCGTGCCGCTCGTCTCCGACGGCAGCGCCGTCTTCCTGGAACGTCCCGAGGGCGAGGACGCCATCGGCGCCGACGGCACCTTCGTGCTGCTCGGCGTCGCGGTCGGCGCGGTCGCCGGAGCCGTGGTCTTCCTGCTGCGGCGAGCCGGCGGCGTCGGGCTGGTCGTCGGCCTCGCCGTGGGGGGCGTTCTGGGCTCGGTGCTCGCCTGGCGGCTGGGGGTGTGGCTCGGCCCCACGGAGGACCTGGTCGCCCACGCACGTGCTGTGGGTAAGGGGGCGGTCTTCGACGGTCCGCTGGAGCTGAAGGCCAAGGGCGCCCTCCTGGCGTACCCTTTCGGGGCGCTCCTGGCCCACCTCGCCTGCACCGCGCTGTTCGGCAGGCGCGACCCGGAACCGGTCGGCCCGGCGCCCTGGGGACCGCCTCCGCCGCCGCCCGCGCAGTGAGGAAGGAGACCGTGGTGCCCGCATTCTCCGAACGACCCGCGCCGGGCGCGGCGCGCGTGCTGTGCGACGTGGACGACGCCTCCGCCGGTACGGCGGGGCAGACCGCCGGAGTGCGGTGGAAGCTCGCCGAGCCCGGACGCCAGCTCGACGCGAACGTGGTCGGGCTGCCTCCGGGAGCGGTGGTCGACACGCACACCGAACCCGAACTGGACGTCCTGATACTGGTGGTCGCCGGGGAGGGCGAACTGTCCTCCGGCGACACCACCGAGCCGCTCGCTCCGGGCGCCCTGTGCTGGCTGCCGCGCGCGTCCAGCCGGCGGCTGGCGGCCGGTCCGCAGGGGCTGTCCTACGTGACCGTGCACGCCCGCCGGCCGGGCATGCGGATCGGACGCGGCCCCGCCGGGCGCCGGGAGGCGTAGACGGTCACCGCGCGACGGGAGCCGTCACCGCGTCCGTAAGGGTGACCAGGTCACCGGGCGCCAGCTCGATCTCCAGCCCCCGGCGTCCCGCCGAGACGCACACCGTCGCATGCCCGGCCGCCGAGGCGTCGACGACCGTGGGCAGCCGCTTGCGCTGTCCCAGCGGCGAGATCCCGCCCCGCACGTACCCGGTGGTCCGCTCGGCCGCTGCCGGGTCCGCCATCGTGGCGCGCTTGCCGCCGACCGCCGCGGCCAGCGCCTTGAGGTCGAGCGATCCGGACACCGGCACCACCGCCACCGTCAGCACGCCGTCGACGTCCGCGACCAGCGTCTTGAACACCCGCTCCGGCTCCACGCCCATCGCCTCGGCGGCCTCCTCGCCGTAGGAGGGCGCCGCCGGGTCGTGCGCGTAGGCGTGCGTGGAGAAGGAGACGCCGGCGCGCGTCGCCGCGACCGTCGCCGGTGTCGCACCGGCCTGCTCCTGCTTGCGTTTCTGCTTCTTCGCCATGCCCCGCCGTCCGCTGTTCGTCGTCCGTCGGCCGCCATCGGCCGTCCGCCGTCCGTCAGTTGAAGCTCGTCGGCTTCCGCGTCAGTTCCACCGCCGGGAGCGACGGCAGCTGCCCGA encodes the following:
- the ybaK gene encoding Cys-tRNA(Pro) deacylase — its product is MAKKQKRKQEQAGATPATVAATRAGVSFSTHAYAHDPAAPSYGEEAAEAMGVEPERVFKTLVADVDGVLTVAVVPVSGSLDLKALAAAVGGKRATMADPAAAERTTGYVRGGISPLGQRKRLPTVVDASAAGHATVCVSAGRRGLEIELAPGDLVTLTDAVTAPVAR
- a CDS encoding ABC transporter permease, whose product is MPFGPGPLGGPGEAPAADPARAAREGVLVGLGVAAFGVVLGLLWLWLAPRVPLVSDGSAVFLERPEGEDAIGADGTFVLLGVAVGAVAGAVVFLLRRAGGVGLVVGLAVGGVLGSVLAWRLGVWLGPTEDLVAHARAVGKGAVFDGPLELKAKGALLAYPFGALLAHLACTALFGRRDPEPVGPAPWGPPPPPPAQ